The window AATTCTGATGAAAATATGGGCATATTTAAAGGTACTTTTCTTTAAAGATAAAAGATAAACAGGTAGTCCCAGAATAATAGTCAAAACAAAAGCCAATATAATCAGCCAGAATCTCCAGAGGTAATTTAAAATTTTAGTCACAAATCAACCGTTAAATATTATTTTCTTCTTTACAGAATAATTAAGAATAGAAACCAGCAGAATAGCAGCAATCTTACTCGTCATTTCCGGACTCAAGGTATAAAAAATTAAATCAATATTATCTTTAAATATAAAACTATAAAAAATCTGGAAGAAACTTAAACTTAAAATGGTCGATATAAAAGAAACTACCATAAAGTAAACAAACTCTTTTCGTTTAGAATGTTTTCCACGTTCAAAAACAAACCAGATGCTTAAGAAATAATTAAATAAAATTCCGCAGCTCGTTGAGAAAATATTACTTAACGGATAATGTATTCCGTGAAAATTCTGTTCCTGAGAAATAGCTTGCGGAAGATAGGTGCTGAATATTTTGAAACTCCCGATTTCCACAATCGCACTGAGTCCGCCTGCAATGATAAATAATAATACCTGTTTATGGCGTAGTAGTAATGCTTTCATCTATTTTAATAATATGCAAATTTATAACTATATGTTAAACAGTGAAAAAAGTTGTTAATTTTTTTTTTCGTGTTAAAATAATTTCTAAATTTAATTTTCAGAACGAAAGAAACAGTACCTGATAAAAAATTCATTTTCAACTTTTTCTGTTGATGGTCTTTCTATCTTGTAAAGCACGATGAAAAGAATTTGCACAAATTTTACAAACTACTTTAACCCTAATATTTGTATGAAATCTCAAAACAAATACAGAAAATTTCAGCTTCAACAGAAAAATATTGAAGTTTTAGAAAAAGAAAATACCCGTTTCAAAAGGGTATACTCAGAGTACGAAAATATGTCAGCTGAGCTTTGGAAGCTTGAAAATTCAAACGGCGATCCTGTGCCCGACGATTTTATCAATGCCATGGTGATGCAAGCCACTTATCTTGAAGAAGAAATAGAAGACTGGTTGATACAATTTAATAAAAAAAATGCTGATATACAGAATTAATAAATCAAATAATATTCAGCAATAAAAAGAGAGTTAAAAAATGAGAGGTCACTGAAAAACCTCATGCATTTTAGTTTATCCTTTAAAAATGGATTAAAAACAAGAGCTTATTACGATGTTTTAAATCTTCGCAATAAGCTCTTTTCTTTTTTTTGTTGTATTTTTTTTGCGTCTCTATGATTTCGTATGTGTGCTCTGTGACGAGTTTTGATATAATACCACCCAGAGATTGTTTTTCTCTATATTAATTTCAGTATTCTCTTCAAATTGACTGCGAAAATAGCCATTGCTCCCTGCATTTGCATATTTTCAATTCCATAGGCAATCGCTCTGTTATAGCCGTGCACATTTTTAAGTTCGCTGTTTTTGGCTTCTATTTTATAGCGGTGTTTCGATTTTTCTTTGTAATAATCGCTTTCCTGAAAAGCCATCTGGTCCTGATGCAATTCTGACTTGATGGAAACAGAATATGTTTTACTTTTTGCACCCTCCTTATAGCAACCTTCTTTCAATGGACAAACCCTGCACTTTTCGACATCAAAATAGTAGGTGTCAACTTGGTTTTTGCCTATATTTTTTTTGTTCTGACGTGCTTTGCGTATCGCCAAGTGCCCTGCAGGACAAACAAAACGGTCAGCATCTTTATTGTAGTCAAATATATCTTCGTCTTTTCTAAAACCTTGGGTAATGGAGGGATTGAGCTTAGCTACTACCTTAATATTTTGCTGGTCTGCAATTTTCAGATTTTCTTTTCCGCTGTAAGCACCATCGCCGATGATGGCATCTACTTCCATCCCGTTATCCTGGCTTATCTTCAATAGTTTGGGAAGCTCCGGACCATCGCCTTTTTCTCCCGAAGTTACCACCGCTGCCGTGATTATTCGCTCTTCGCTCATCGCCAGATGAGTTTTGTATCCGAAAAATGAACTCTCTGCAGATTTGTGACCCGTTTTGGCATCGTTGTCTTTTGAAAAAACCAGTTGCTCACCTGTGTCCTCCATCATTTCTTTCAGAAGGTTCAGCTTCTCCTTTACGGCAGGAATCTCACAGAGAGAGGGCTCGTTTTCAATGCGTTTTTCGAGTTCTCTGCAATAATCCAATTCCTTGCTTACATCGTTGTCGCTGTTTTTGGAAGGCATTGTCGTTTTAAATTCTTCATCAAACTGATAAACGGTTTTCCGAAGCAGCTTGGAGCGTTCCCGCAATACTTCGATTGTCGAAAAAGGGTTGCTTCTCGACAAAGTATGCGTAGCATCTACAATAATTGATTTGGATTTGATGATTCCTTTTTCAATGGCAATCGTTACGGTTTTGCCAATCAGTATATTCAGCAAATCTGTATCTTTCAAACGCAGTTTTCTGAATTTTGTAAGCGAACTGGGATGAATAACTTCCTCTTCGGGAGTCATTTCCAAAAAATATTTAAAGGACATGTCATACTGCGAACGTTCCACCACGTCTACATCAGAAACGGTATAAATACTTTTCAAAAGCAGGTATTTGAACATTCGTACCGGGCTTTCTGCATTACGCCCGTTGCTCAGGCAGTACTTGCTCAAAAGCTCTTCATAGATGAAAGAAAAATCAATCAACTCATTAATTTTACGAAGAAGATTTTCCTTGGGAACGATTAAATCATACAATCCGGAATACGAACTCAATGGAAGTTTTTCTTGCTGTAATAACATACGCTTTGCACTTAAAATATTACTTTAAGATACAAAAAAGAGCGAAAACAAAAATGTTTTCGCTCATATTTTTAATCCTAAAAGACTTTTTCAGTGACCTCAAAAAATGATTAGCTCTCTTTTTTATACTTAAACTAACGTTATTTTAAGATTTATCTTTCAATAAGCAATAAGCAATAAGCAATAAGCAATAAGCAATAAGCAATAAGTAATAAGCAATAAGCAATTTTATTATGAGCTCTTTCCCGCTGTCCACTGTATCTTTTTTTGCCAACGTTTTTTTCAAGCCAATGCAAAAAAAAGGATGCCGTTCCCATCTGGGCTAAAACGATACTATATAATAAAGACGCTTTAGTTTACCAATTGAATCTCCAGAATATGATTCCATTTTTTTTCACCAGTCAGCACCACCTCCAAACCTTAATGGCATTACATTCCCCTCCCTTGGAGGGGTATCAAAAAATCTTCGATTTTTAGACGGGGTGGTTTTATGATCTCCAGCTTTCGTAAAACTTTATTATTTCTAAACCTAAACCTTTATCTTATTCCTTTTCATTTATGTTAAATATTATCTCAATAGCGTTTGCACATTATCTTTAATTTGGTAGGAGTAGTATAAGAGCTTGTTTAAAATTTATTCAATATTTTTTTATAACCTTTTTCTAAATTTTCTAAGAGCCTGTTTAAATTTTATTGAGTAATAATTTTATGGCAGATAATTTGACCATGTTTTCTGAAGTTTCCATTAGAAGTTCATAATTTCTGCATAATCTTCTATCATTATCGAACCAAGAAAAAGTACGTTCTATGATCCATCTTTTATGAATTGGCTCAAATTCCTTTATTTTTTTGTCACTCCGCATAACGATTTGAATGATATAATTAAACTTAATTCTTATTTCTTCAATAATTTCACCTCTGTAACCTCCATCTGCCAGGATTACATCAAGTGGAATCAATAAATATTGCAGTGTTTTCATCAATAATAATGCGGCTTTACTGTCGTGAATATTGGCAACACTTACCATTACTGCTAATAAAAAACCATTTTTATCTACCACAACGTGTCGTTTGATACCTTTTACTTTTTTACCTCCGTCATAACCATTGAGCGAACGGTTATTTCCCCAACGAACGCTTTGACTGTCCATAATTCCCAAACTTGCCTCGGCTTTCTGACCTCTGTTTTGTCGTACTTTTTCCCTCAATTTTGACAATAATAAATCGAAAACCTCCAGATTTGACCATTTTGAATAATAGTAATAAACCAATTGCCATTTTGGAAAATCATGAGGTAAAAGCCGCCATTGACAACCTGTTTTCACCAAATAACTAATCGCATTCCAAATAACCATTAAATCATATTTCCGTTTTCTATCATCAAAATCTAATGCTTTTTTTATAAATTGCCACTGAGTTTGGGTTAAATCTGTTGGATACATTGACTTTTTTGTTTTGCAACTCTAAAATGACAATTTTTGGCCAGCTTTTAGCCCTTACTCTTTTTTATTATTACTTTTTTAAACAGGCTCTAAATTAAAATAAACTTTGTTTATTCTTTTTTTAACATTAAGAATTTCAGTTAATTAATCTAATTGTAAATAAGAAATCAATGAATTGATTTTTATTAAGACCTTTAAGCTAAAAGGTCTTAATTCCTTAATGTTAAAAATAAACTTAATTTTTAAACAGGCTCTAAGTGTATAAAAAGCAATTAGTAGAATTAAGTACTTTTTAGAATTTCCATCTTGTGCCCAATGGTACTATTATATTATAACCTCCAACCCGCCATCTGCTACCTTTACTCTAAAACCTCTCCAAAGCCTAAAAATTCTTTATACAGACAACCAGATGTTTAGGTTTAAATATGAACTAAAAATAAACTTTATGTTAAATAAATTAGGATTGTGTAGTTAAAAAGTTCTACTTTTGCCCCACTGAAAAACGAGAGTTATTCGGTAGCGCAGAAGAGCTTTAAACAAAGCGGAAACAATATAACTAAGAATATTTCTTAATAGAGAAAGATCTTTAGAAGCATTTAAATTTTTAGCGATAAAAATTTGCAAGTTTAGAAAAGATTCTTATCTTTGCAGTCCGGTAAAACGGGAGCGCAGTAGAATAAGTCAAATGTAATAAATAAGGAATTAGGGTCATCAAAAAGCTTTAAATTTTCTTTAAAAAAATATTTGGTCAATTAGAAATAAAGTTTTACTTTTGCACACGCAAATCGGTACTGAAAACGACAGAAAATGTAGGTATTGTAAAAAGCGGAAGAAGAGAGATCATTGAAAAATAATATACAACCAAGTAAGGAAAAACTAAAGCGTCAATTAACTTTGAGTGAGTCAGACAAACATACAATGGAGAGTTTGATCCTGGCTCAGGATGAACGCTAGCGGGAGGCCTAA is drawn from Chryseobacterium muglaense and contains these coding sequences:
- a CDS encoding GtrA family protein; translation: MKALLLRHKQVLLFIIAGGLSAIVEIGSFKIFSTYLPQAISQEQNFHGIHYPLSNIFSTSCGILFNYFLSIWFVFERGKHSKRKEFVYFMVVSFISTILSLSFFQIFYSFIFKDNIDLIFYTLSPEMTSKIAAILLVSILNYSVKKKIIFNG
- a CDS encoding IS5 family transposase, translating into MYPTDLTQTQWQFIKKALDFDDRKRKYDLMVIWNAISYLVKTGCQWRLLPHDFPKWQLVYYYYSKWSNLEVFDLLLSKLREKVRQNRGQKAEASLGIMDSQSVRWGNNRSLNGYDGGKKVKGIKRHVVVDKNGFLLAVMVSVANIHDSKAALLLMKTLQYLLIPLDVILADGGYRGEIIEEIRIKFNYIIQIVMRSDKKIKEFEPIHKRWIIERTFSWFDNDRRLCRNYELLMETSENMVKLSAIKLLLNKI
- a CDS encoding IS1182 family transposase → MLLQQEKLPLSSYSGLYDLIVPKENLLRKINELIDFSFIYEELLSKYCLSNGRNAESPVRMFKYLLLKSIYTVSDVDVVERSQYDMSFKYFLEMTPEEEVIHPSSLTKFRKLRLKDTDLLNILIGKTVTIAIEKGIIKSKSIIVDATHTLSRSNPFSTIEVLRERSKLLRKTVYQFDEEFKTTMPSKNSDNDVSKELDYCRELEKRIENEPSLCEIPAVKEKLNLLKEMMEDTGEQLVFSKDNDAKTGHKSAESSFFGYKTHLAMSEERIITAAVVTSGEKGDGPELPKLLKISQDNGMEVDAIIGDGAYSGKENLKIADQQNIKVVAKLNPSITQGFRKDEDIFDYNKDADRFVCPAGHLAIRKARQNKKNIGKNQVDTYYFDVEKCRVCPLKEGCYKEGAKSKTYSVSIKSELHQDQMAFQESDYYKEKSKHRYKIEAKNSELKNVHGYNRAIAYGIENMQMQGAMAIFAVNLKRILKLI